In Theileria parva strain Muguga chromosome 4 map unlocalized ctg_529, whole genome shotgun sequence, one DNA window encodes the following:
- a CDS encoding Mitochondrial 39-S ribosomal protein L47 (MRP-L47) family protein: MNLVKLFRYQKIYSAVPRRGIDELWKGGYLDPDTPFSQKEKLSTTGYPWPSYLLRQKSFEDLRSLYFSCLKEKNLLLGERWAALQNHIKPPKHGRLKKVKLTMKRILGVITRREIHQQCLRAKQILKAQEEKEVLETRMFKLKELLNELNFKIKRSKSQDSLSKTGWLKTVSKIESEMEEIELKLQPLRKETLQLRTPNWRYERKYSDLPGRITWNRDYIPALKNTLHRPFKFY; this comes from the exons ATGAAtcttgttaaattatttaggtatcaaaaaatatattctGCGGTTCCTAGAAGGGGAATTGATGAGTTATGGAAGG gTGGTTATCTTGACCCGGATACTCCATTTAGTCAGAAAGAGAAGCTTTCTACCACTGGTTACCCTTGGCCTTCTTACCTTCTACGTCAGAAAAGTTTTGAGGATTTAAGAAGCCTCTACTTTTCATGTTTAAAGGAGAAGAATCTTCTCCTCGGTGAAAGATGGGCTGCACTTCAAAACCATATTAAGCCTCCAAAACATGGAAGACTCAAgaag GTTAAACTTACCATGAAACGTATACTTGGTGTTATAACTAGGAGGGAGATCCACCAACAGTGTTTAAGGGCTAAACAAATTCTTAAAGCTCAG GAAGAAAAGGAAGTTCTTGAGACCAGGATGTTTAAACTGAAGGAACTTTTAAATGAACTTAACTTCAAGATTAAGAG GTCAAAATCGCAGGACTCTTTGTCCAAAACAGGATGGCTTAAAACAGTTTCTAAGATTGAAAGTGAAATGGAAGAGATTGAGCTGAAGCTACAACCTCTTAGGAAAG AAACTCTTCAACTCAGGACCCCAAACTGGCGTTACGAGAGGAAGTACTCAGACCTTCCAGGGAGAATCACCTGGAACAGAGACTACATACCTGCACTAAAGAATACACTACACAGGccatttaaattttattga